Proteins from a single region of Macaca thibetana thibetana isolate TM-01 chromosome 4, ASM2454274v1, whole genome shotgun sequence:
- the GTF3C6 gene encoding general transcription factor 3C polypeptide 6, which produces MAAADERGLEDGEEEEEEEQLVLVELSGIIDSDFLSKCQNKCKVLGIDTERPILQVDSCVFAGEYEDTLGTCVIFEENVEHADTEGNNKTVLKYKCHTMKKLSMTRTLLTEKKEGEENIGGVEWLQIKDNDFSYRPNMICSFLHENEDDEVAASAPDKSLELEEEEIQMNDSSNLSCEQEKPMHLDIEDSGPLIDIPSETEGSVFMETQMLP; this is translated from the exons ATGGCGGCGGCCGACGAGCGGGGTCTGGAAGacggagaagaggaggaagaggag GAGCAGTTGGTTCTGGTGGAATTATCAGGAATTATTGATTCAGACTTTCTctcaaaatgtcaaaataaatgcAAGGTTTTG GGCATTGACACTGAGAGGCCCATTCTGCAAGTGGACAGCTGTGTCTTTGCTGGGGAGTATGAAG acacTCTTGGGACCTGTGTTATATTTGAAGAAAACGTTGAACATG CTGATACAGAAGGCAATAATAAAACAGTGCTAAAATATAAATGTCATACAATGAAGAAGCTCAGCATGACAAGAACTCTTCtgacagagaagaaggaaggagaagaaaacatag GTGGGGTGGAATGGCTGCAAATAAAGGATAATGATTTCTCCTATCGACCCAACATGATTTGTAGCTTTCTACATGAAAATGAAGACGACGAAGTGGCAGCCTCAGCCCCAGATAAATCTTTGGAATTGGAAGAGGAAGAGATTCAAATGAACGACAGTTCAAACCTGAGTTGTGAACAGGAGAAACCAATGCACTTGGATATAGAAGATTCTGGTCCTCTTATTGATATACCTTCTGAGACAGAAGGTTCTGTTTTTATGGAAACTCAAATGCTGCCTTAG